In Centroberyx gerrardi isolate f3 chromosome 11, fCenGer3.hap1.cur.20231027, whole genome shotgun sequence, the following are encoded in one genomic region:
- the dpagt1 gene encoding UDP-N-acetylglucosamine--dolichyl-phosphate N-acetylglucosaminephosphotransferase, translated as MPANMSPVPVLPLVINGFMSALGCLATMKLIPAFKDHFISARLYGMDMNKISKKEVPESQGVISGTVFLIILFCFIPVPFLSCFVGDQCAGFPHDEFVQLIGALLAICCMIFLGFADDVLNLRWRHKLLLPTMASLPLLMVYFTNFGNTVIVVPKPFRALLGLHLDMGILYYVYMGMLAVFCTNAINILAGINGIESGQALFISGSIILFNLLELSGDYRDDHVFSLYFMIPFFFTTLALFYHNWYPSSVFVGDTFCYFAGMTFAVVGILGHFSKTMLLFFIPQVVNFIYSLPQLFHVIPCPRHRLPRLNPDTGKLGMSYSKFKRKDLSKLGHLILTVAELLKLLEVRRGQEGDDEFIECNNMTIINLVLKLLGPIHERNLTVIMLIIQVMGSAVAFGIRYHLVRLFYDV; from the exons ATGCCTGCAAACATGTCACCGGTTCCCGTCCTGCCGCTTGTGATCAACGGCTTCATGTCTGCACTCGGCTGCCTGGCCACAATGAAACTCATCCCTGCTTTTAAAGACCATTTCATCTCTGCCAGACTGTACGGAATGGACATGAACAAAATATCCAAAAAGGAAGT TCCAGAGTCCCAGGGAGTCATCAGTGGGACAGTGttcctcatcatcctcttctGCTTCATCCCAGTGCCTTTCCTCAGCTGCTTCGTAGGAGATCAGTGTGCAGGCTTCCCACATGATGAG TTTGTGCAGCTGATCGGCGCCCTGTTGGCCATCTGCTGCATGATCTTCCTGGGCTTCGCGGACGACGTGCTGAACTTGCGGTGGAGACACAAGCTGCTGCTCCCCACCAtggcctctctgcctctgctcatGGTCTACTTCACCAACTTCGGCAACACGGTCATCGTGGTGCCCAAGCCGTTCAGAGCCCTGCTGGGACTGCACTTGGATATGG GTATTCTCTACTACGTCTACATGGGGATGCTGGCTGTATTCTGCACTAATGCCATCAACATCCTAGCAGGCATCAACGGCATCGAGTCAGGTCAAGCCCTGTTCATCTCCGGCTCCATCATCCTCTTCAACCTGCTGGAGCTGAGCG GAGACTACCGTGATGACCACGTCTTCTCCCTCTACTTCATGATACCCTTCTTCTTCACCACGTTAGCACTTTTTTACCACAATTG GTACCCCTCATCTGTGTTTGTGGGAGACACTTTCTGCTACTTTGCTGGGATGACCTTTGCTGTAGTCGGCATCCTGGGACACTTCAGCAAAACAATGCTGCTCTTCTTCATTCCTCAGGTGGTCAACTTCATCTACTCCCTGCCTCAGCTCTTCCATGTAATCCCCTGTCCCAGACACCGGCTGCCCAG ACTGAATCCAGATACAGGCAAACTGGGAATGAGCTACTCTAAATTCAAAAGGAAGGACCTTTCTAAATTAGGACACCTCATTCTGACG GTGGCGGAGTTACTGAAGCTGCTAGAGGTGCGAAGGGGCCAGGAGGGAGACGATGAGTTTATCGAGTGCAACAACATGACCATAATTAATCTGGTGCTGAAATTACTAGGGCCCATCCATGAGAGGAATCTCACCGTCATCATGCTTATCATACAG gtAATGGGCAGTGCAGTGGCTTTTGGAATCCGCTATCATCTGGTGCGTCTCTTCTACGACGTCTAG